A genome region from Ligilactobacillus cholophilus includes the following:
- a CDS encoding DJ-1 family glyoxalase III, with product MKRAAVMIAPGCEEIEALTPVDTLRRLGVNVEMVGLYDIDVMGAHSIQLKCDKVMSEDLLDYDIVIFPGGSEGAANLRDSDELMKLIQKRHAQGKWNAAMCAGPIALARFGLLDNAQYTCFPGVQTEFENDIKGATRLDDIVVVDHQKKIITSRGPATAMAYAFKIASVLGVDPQPQMDAMQYEYLKKHIN from the coding sequence ATGAAACGTGCAGCTGTAATGATTGCTCCAGGATGCGAAGAAATTGAAGCACTAACGCCTGTTGATACTTTGCGTCGTCTAGGTGTTAATGTTGAAATGGTTGGACTTTATGATATTGATGTAATGGGAGCACATTCTATTCAATTGAAATGTGATAAGGTAATGAGTGAAGATTTACTTGATTACGATATTGTAATTTTCCCTGGTGGTTCAGAGGGTGCCGCAAATTTACGTGATAGTGATGAATTAATGAAATTGATTCAAAAACGTCATGCTCAAGGGAAATGGAATGCGGCAATGTGTGCAGGTCCAATCGCATTAGCAAGATTTGGATTATTAGATAATGCACAATATACATGTTTCCCTGGAGTTCAAACTGAATTTGAAAACGATATTAAAGGTGCAACTCGCTTAGATGATATTGTGGTTGTTGATCATCAAAAGAAAATTATAACAAGTAGAGGTCCAGCAACAGCAATGGCATATGCATTTAAAATTGCTTCTGTCCTTGGAGTTGATCCGCAACCACAAATGGATGCAATGCAATATGAATATTTAAAGAAACATATTAATTAA
- a CDS encoding D-2-hydroxyacid dehydrogenase translates to MPKIFAYSIRKDEAPYVEEWKEAHPEIEVEYTDALLTPENADLAKGADGVVTYQQLPYKADTVEALHNAGIDKWSLRNIGIDNIDLKRAKELGFTLTNVPVYSPNAIAEHAIVQAARILRQDKRMDDKMARGDMRWAPTIGREVRDQTFGIIGTGHIGRVFMELVEAFGAKIVAYDKFHNDEVEKKGYYVDSLDELYAQADVISLHVPSLPENIHMINDDSIAKMKDDVVIMNVSRGDLIDTDALLRGLDSGKVYGAVLDTYEDEVGIFNANWDRKGVPDARLDDLIHRDNVLVTPHTAFYTTHAVREMVTQAFDNNLLMIEGKDPKTPVDLSKY, encoded by the coding sequence ATGCCAAAGATTTTTGCATATAGTATCCGTAAAGATGAAGCTCCATATGTTGAAGAATGGAAAGAAGCTCATCCAGAAATTGAAGTTGAATATACAGATGCATTATTAACACCTGAAAATGCTGATTTAGCAAAGGGTGCAGATGGAGTTGTTACATACCAACAATTACCATATAAAGCTGATACAGTTGAAGCTTTACACAATGCAGGTATTGATAAATGGTCATTAAGAAATATTGGAATTGATAACATTGATTTAAAGAGAGCTAAGGAATTAGGCTTTACTTTAACAAACGTTCCAGTATATTCACCAAATGCTATTGCTGAACATGCTATTGTTCAAGCTGCACGTATTTTACGTCAAGACAAACGTATGGACGATAAAATGGCTCGTGGTGATATGCGTTGGGCTCCTACAATTGGTCGTGAAGTTCGTGACCAAACATTTGGTATCATTGGTACAGGACATATTGGTCGTGTATTTATGGAATTAGTTGAAGCATTCGGTGCTAAGATTGTTGCTTATGATAAATTCCATAATGATGAAGTTGAAAAGAAGGGCTACTATGTTGATTCATTAGATGAATTGTATGCTCAAGCAGATGTAATTTCATTACATGTACCATCATTACCTGAAAACATTCACATGATTAATGACGACTCAATCGCAAAAATGAAAGACGATGTTGTTATTATGAACGTTTCACGTGGTGATTTAATCGATACAGATGCTTTATTACGTGGCTTAGATAGTGGTAAAGTTTATGGTGCAGTATTAGATACTTATGAAGATGAAGTAGGTATCTTCAATGCAAATTGGGATAGAAAAGGTGTTCCAGATGCACGTTTAGATGATTTAATTCACCGTGACAATGTGTTAGTAACACCACATACAGCTTTCTACACAACACATGCTGTACGTGAAATGGTAACACAAGCCTTTGATAACAACTTATTGATGATTGAAGGTAAAGATCCTAAGACACCAGTTGATTTATCAAAATACTAA
- a CDS encoding type II toxin-antitoxin system RelE/ParE family toxin, whose translation MAIYLYEDKRGKVLFLDWYHKIKEKDPSIYRKVNDMLSQMDAQSLPLTRPTVKRMILRLPYRHLYKIRLGKYRLMFIAEEGDYFIMHAFRKTTQKTPDKEIHQVDREIKQHHYIPLKRKMLEEKNNA comes from the coding sequence ATGGCAATCTATCTTTATGAAGATAAACGTGGCAAAGTTTTATTTTTAGATTGGTATCATAAAATCAAAGAAAAGGACCCAAGTATTTATCGCAAGGTTAATGATATGCTTTCACAAATGGATGCACAAAGTCTTCCATTAACACGCCCTACTGTAAAACGTATGATTTTGCGGTTACCATATCGACATTTATACAAAATTCGTTTAGGAAAATATCGCTTGATGTTTATCGCTGAAGAAGGCGACTACTTTATCATGCATGCTTTTCGAAAAACAACTCAAAAGACACCGGATAAAGAAATTCATCAAGTTGATCGTGAAATTAAACAACATCACTATATTCCATTAAAAAGAAAAATGCTTGAGGAGAAAAACAATGCGTGA
- a CDS encoding DsrE family protein: MKILLHIDQTERWNAVLSNLKNMINAKKTHPDLKVEVVVTGDAIQNLILNKAEIEFCENLKKATDADFDIMGCHNSMNRFNLAEKDIFSFVKIVPAGLLEIAEKENAGWAYVKP; this comes from the coding sequence TTGAAAATATTACTTCATATTGATCAAACTGAACGGTGGAATGCTGTTCTAAGTAATTTAAAGAACATGATAAATGCAAAAAAGACTCATCCTGATTTAAAAGTTGAAGTTGTTGTCACTGGTGATGCAATCCAAAATTTAATATTAAACAAAGCCGAAATTGAATTTTGTGAAAATTTAAAAAAAGCAACTGACGCAGATTTTGATATTATGGGTTGTCACAATTCTATGAATCGTTTTAATTTAGCTGAAAAAGATATCTTTTCATTCGTAAAAATTGTTCCTGCAGGCTTACTTGAAATTGCTGAAAAGGAAAATGCTGGTTGGGCATATGTTAAACCTTAA
- a CDS encoding MATE family efflux transporter: MNELFEKAPIKKVYFKISLPVVMGMLASMIFSLADTFFVAQTGNTNLVAGITVCTPMFMFMMALGDIFGLGGSSIISRLFGQKNYELSRRISAVCFYYSLILGAVVAILLLVFEKPILHLLGATDATYSYAAAFYRVFVIGAPLIIAELAPSNLIRTEGLAKQSMQAIVFGTALALILDPIFLFIFKWGAAGVALANILGYALEFGFLIYYTHRDCKYITMDIKEAHISFKDFKEILAIGIPGSVTNLMQSFGMALLNNFLAKYGATQVAAMGITQKIYLIVMLVMVGFAFGAQPLIGYNYGARKAKRFKEALHFDLLIEIVYSVVLSIILMIFAPLLVKFFMDKPEIITIGAYMTRACLSTTPFIGAILVFTTVFQSAGKAWSAFIMALSRQGVIYFIAMLVCAHLFGLHGVVWAQPVADVITFAIGFALYQGEFRKWIKQAEFEAEQKGID, from the coding sequence ATGAACGAGTTATTTGAAAAAGCACCAATAAAAAAAGTGTATTTTAAAATTTCATTACCCGTGGTTATGGGAATGCTTGCAAGTATGATCTTTAGTTTGGCAGATACTTTTTTTGTAGCTCAAACAGGAAATACTAATTTAGTAGCAGGAATTACAGTTTGTACGCCTATGTTTATGTTTATGATGGCTTTAGGTGATATTTTTGGTTTAGGTGGAAGTTCGATAATTTCAAGACTATTTGGACAAAAAAATTATGAATTAAGTCGCAGAATTAGTGCAGTTTGCTTCTATTATTCGTTAATTTTAGGCGCAGTGGTTGCTATCTTATTATTAGTTTTTGAAAAACCAATTCTTCATCTTTTAGGAGCTACAGATGCAACTTATTCATACGCAGCTGCATTTTATCGTGTCTTCGTTATAGGTGCTCCATTAATAATTGCTGAATTAGCACCATCAAATCTAATTCGAACAGAAGGCTTAGCTAAACAAAGCATGCAAGCAATTGTTTTTGGTACGGCATTGGCATTGATATTAGACCCAATCTTTTTATTTATTTTTAAATGGGGAGCTGCTGGAGTTGCATTAGCTAATATCCTTGGTTATGCTTTAGAATTTGGCTTTTTAATATATTACACACATCGTGATTGTAAATATATTACTATGGATATTAAAGAAGCCCATATCTCATTTAAAGATTTTAAGGAGATTCTTGCCATTGGAATTCCAGGATCAGTAACTAATTTAATGCAAAGTTTTGGAATGGCATTACTAAATAATTTCTTAGCCAAATATGGTGCTACACAAGTGGCGGCAATGGGAATTACTCAAAAAATATACTTGATTGTAATGTTAGTAATGGTAGGTTTTGCATTTGGAGCACAACCTTTAATTGGGTATAATTATGGTGCACGGAAGGCAAAACGTTTTAAGGAAGCATTACATTTCGATTTATTGATTGAAATTGTTTATTCAGTTGTGTTATCAATAATTTTAATGATATTTGCACCACTATTAGTTAAATTCTTTATGGATAAACCTGAGATAATAACAATTGGGGCTTATATGACACGTGCATGTTTGAGTACTACTCCATTTATTGGAGCTATTTTAGTTTTTACAACAGTTTTTCAATCTGCAGGTAAGGCATGGAGTGCTTTTATAATGGCATTATCTCGTCAAGGAGTAATTTATTTTATTGCAATGCTTGTATGTGCACATTTATTTGGACTTCATGGTGTTGTTTGGGCTCAACCAGTAGCTGATGTTATTACTTTTGCAATTGGATTTGCATTATATCAAGGAGAATTTCGTAAATGGATTAAGCAAGCGGAGTTTGAAGCAGAACAGAAAGGAATTGATTAG
- a CDS encoding Hsp20/alpha crystallin family protein, with amino-acid sequence MSNDLIDRFNKLANTNDFFNDFGRSFFNSWNNEIKPLKSDIKETDKEYIIKIDMPGVDKKDIAVNFKDDVLTVDAKRESFSDDSDKKGNMIASERDYGTYSRSYRLPKVDSKQIVAKYTDGVLTITLPKTKEEIDSNHNIDIQ; translated from the coding sequence ATGAGTAATGATTTAATTGATCGTTTCAACAAGTTAGCAAACACTAATGATTTCTTTAATGATTTTGGTCGTTCATTCTTTAATAGTTGGAATAATGAAATCAAACCTTTAAAGAGTGATATCAAAGAAACTGATAAAGAATATATCATCAAGATTGACATGCCTGGTGTTGATAAAAAAGACATCGCTGTAAACTTTAAAGACGATGTTTTAACCGTTGATGCTAAGCGTGAATCATTTAGCGATGATAGCGATAAAAAGGGTAATATGATTGCTAGTGAACGTGATTACGGTACTTACAGCCGTTCATATCGTTTGCCAAAAGTTGATAGTAAACAAATTGTTGCTAAATACACTGATGGGGTTTTGACAATTACATTGCCAAAGACAAAAGAAGAAATCGATAGTAACCATAATATCGATATTCAATAA
- a CDS encoding sulfite exporter TauE/SafE family protein, with protein MGKLIIYALIVFIATASGSSTGLGGGVVIKPLFDIVSSAPTATINFYSSLAVFIMAIVSLIKQLKQKFKFNFKSLLTISFGAIIGGFIGQKLLTFVVHSMAANHVKVLQSAMLFVMLVTVLIYSFIKNKLISFHLTNILLIFIVGVGLGTFSVFLGIGGGPINVALTMLLFSFSLREAAVYSVGIIFFAQLTKMVTITFSAVKPSINLMVMIAVIIAAIIGGFVGTWINRHASCKLLDGIYNILLSALVCVTLFNTLHYAGII; from the coding sequence ATGGGGAAACTAATTATCTATGCTTTAATTGTTTTTATTGCTACCGCATCAGGTTCTTCAACTGGCTTAGGTGGTGGCGTTGTCATTAAGCCATTATTTGATATTGTAAGTAGTGCACCTACAGCCACTATTAACTTTTATTCATCACTTGCCGTTTTTATCATGGCAATCGTCTCACTGATAAAACAATTAAAGCAAAAATTTAAATTTAATTTCAAATCACTTTTAACAATCTCATTTGGAGCAATCATTGGAGGATTTATTGGTCAAAAACTACTTACCTTTGTTGTTCATTCAATGGCAGCAAATCACGTTAAAGTTCTTCAATCTGCAATGTTATTCGTTATGTTAGTAACTGTACTAATTTATAGTTTTATCAAAAATAAATTGATTAGTTTTCATCTAACAAATATTTTACTGATCTTCATTGTGGGAGTTGGATTAGGAACGTTTTCTGTCTTCTTAGGTATTGGTGGTGGTCCAATCAATGTTGCTTTAACAATGCTACTTTTCTCATTTTCTTTGCGCGAAGCTGCAGTTTATTCTGTAGGAATTATTTTCTTTGCTCAGCTTACTAAAATGGTCACAATTACTTTTAGTGCCGTTAAACCATCAATAAACCTTATGGTAATGATTGCAGTAATAATAGCAGCAATCATTGGTGGATTTGTAGGAACATGGATTAATCGGCATGCATCTTGTAAATTATTAGATGGTATTTATAACATCTTATTATCAGCATTGGTATGTGTTACCTTATTTAACACTTTACACTATGCTGGAATTATTTAG
- a CDS encoding DUF805 domain-containing protein: MKIKQINENKTTSVKDILLDFWKGFISFNGKTTRKGFWIGLVEFLAVVILDFLIFGKLNYSYAGGVSGIIFSTFLYGIFLVMLIPLFALAFRRLRDAGMKTLLITILVVLTFAISVLCLFFPLPLIYVATIACHFFMIILLCIPTGAIK; encoded by the coding sequence ATGAAAATCAAACAAATTAATGAAAATAAGACAACTTCTGTAAAAGATATTTTATTAGACTTTTGGAAGGGATTTATTAGTTTTAACGGAAAAACTACTAGAAAAGGTTTCTGGATTGGTTTAGTTGAATTTTTAGCTGTTGTTATACTTGATTTTCTCATTTTTGGAAAATTAAATTATAGCTATGCAGGTGGTGTTAGTGGAATTATTTTTAGTACATTCCTTTACGGAATTTTCTTAGTAATGTTGATTCCATTATTTGCTTTAGCTTTTCGCCGTTTACGTGATGCAGGAATGAAGACATTACTAATTACAATTTTAGTTGTATTAACATTTGCAATTTCTGTTTTATGTTTATTCTTCCCACTTCCTTTAATTTATGTAGCAACAATTGCATGTCATTTCTTTATGATTATACTTTTATGCATACCAACTGGCGCAATTAAATAA
- a CDS encoding MFS transporter, giving the protein MQNASKKTSWLVLIAIGMGVLMAMLDVTIVNVALPTIQREFHTNYITTQWVVNAYTSTYAISILLISKLGDMYGKKLFFILSLLIFTTGSLLCSIAPNSLILNISRGIEGVGGAGILGLSMALIGDNYEGAQRAFILGIWGSIVGFGTSIGPLVGGVLVQYFNWRSIFLINIPIGILAILIGIKFITEKHYEVDHHIDILGMILSTSMVFCLVFGLLNKENNINASWLTPNICGWIISRIILLIIFILWEKHYDHPMMNLDLFKNSSFVGSCIAAFTITLGLFSFFTYLTILMQDYMQYSPLEVGLQRLLISAFPLFLGAFVGFLVGKIGSRIVTTGSLLLEALGVLSMNLMLGYHLNWTFLIPAFIFMGLGNAGINPAISNAALLNVEPQNMGMASGINSVCRQFGNCLGIVVLGLIVGDGYHHSILKHLGNTDISQAIIQAGPFSGMEMAKKFHNIPGITTIIRHAYYDGIHELLWISLILFIVSSILCWFLIKKAPQTDIKKS; this is encoded by the coding sequence ATGCAAAATGCATCCAAAAAAACGAGTTGGTTAGTATTAATTGCAATTGGAATGGGAGTATTAATGGCTATGCTTGATGTGACAATTGTTAATGTTGCATTACCAACTATTCAACGTGAATTCCACACAAACTATATTACTACTCAATGGGTTGTCAATGCATACACTTCAACATATGCTATTTCAATCTTATTGATTAGTAAATTAGGTGATATGTATGGTAAAAAACTTTTCTTTATCCTTTCGCTTTTAATCTTTACAACTGGTTCACTTTTATGTTCAATCGCCCCTAATAGTCTTATTTTAAATATTTCCCGGGGAATTGAAGGAGTTGGCGGTGCTGGCATTTTAGGATTATCAATGGCATTAATTGGTGATAACTATGAAGGAGCACAAAGAGCTTTTATTTTAGGAATTTGGGGAAGTATCGTTGGTTTTGGAACTTCGATTGGCCCGCTTGTTGGAGGAGTTTTAGTACAATATTTTAATTGGCGTTCCATTTTCCTCATTAATATCCCTATTGGAATTTTAGCAATTTTAATTGGAATTAAATTCATTACTGAAAAACACTATGAAGTAGACCATCATATAGATATTTTAGGGATGATTTTAAGTACAAGTATGGTTTTCTGTTTAGTTTTTGGTTTATTAAATAAAGAAAATAATATTAATGCAAGTTGGTTAACACCTAATATTTGTGGATGGATAATTAGTAGAATTATTTTGTTGATTATTTTTATTTTATGGGAAAAACATTACGACCATCCAATGATGAACCTTGACTTATTTAAAAATTCTTCTTTTGTAGGTTCATGCATTGCCGCTTTCACAATAACATTAGGCCTTTTCTCATTCTTTACATATTTGACTATCTTAATGCAGGACTATATGCAGTATTCACCTTTAGAAGTTGGATTACAACGTTTACTAATTAGTGCTTTTCCACTCTTTTTAGGCGCATTTGTAGGATTCTTAGTTGGAAAAATTGGAAGTCGAATTGTCACAACTGGATCATTATTACTTGAAGCATTGGGGGTGTTGTCTATGAACTTAATGCTTGGATATCATTTAAATTGGACTTTCCTGATCCCTGCATTTATTTTTATGGGATTAGGTAACGCTGGTATTAATCCAGCAATTTCAAATGCTGCACTTCTAAATGTAGAACCACAAAATATGGGAATGGCTTCTGGAATTAATAGTGTTTGTCGTCAATTTGGAAATTGCTTAGGAATCGTTGTTTTAGGCTTAATTGTTGGTGATGGTTATCATCATAGTATATTAAAACATTTAGGTAACACCGATATTAGCCAAGCAATTATTCAAGCAGGTCCTTTTTCAGGAATGGAAATGGCTAAAAAATTTCATAATATCCCCGGAATTACCACTATTATTCGTCATGCTTATTATGATGGAATTCATGAATTATTATGGATCTCACTAATTCTTTTCATTGTTTCTAGTATTCTTTGTTGGTTCTTGATTAAAAAAGCACCACAAACAGATATAAAAAAATCATAA
- a CDS encoding iron-sulfur cluster biosynthesis family protein → MELTITASAQDRLAKYFDDSNAVVLLDFDDGVGYRPEEAISCTLNQEFRLLIVNKDSDYHEYNAKIQTELGPMYYKAYSKTFMDEKMKIDVKPNGQLTMTGIYRGELTPALNVIDLRK, encoded by the coding sequence ATGGAATTAACAATTACCGCTAGTGCTCAAGATCGTTTAGCAAAGTATTTTGATGATTCAAATGCTGTAGTGCTTTTAGATTTTGATGATGGCGTTGGCTATCGTCCAGAAGAAGCAATTTCATGTACATTAAACCAAGAATTTAGATTATTAATTGTAAATAAAGATAGTGATTATCATGAATATAATGCTAAAATCCAAACAGAATTAGGCCCAATGTATTATAAAGCATATTCAAAAACATTTATGGATGAAAAAATGAAAATTGATGTGAAACCAAATGGGCAATTAACTATGACGGGAATTTATCGTGGTGAATTGACACCTGCTTTAAATGTGATTGATTTAAGAAAATAA
- the greA gene encoding transcription elongation factor GreA, whose translation MRDIYFQKMTPNGYQQILDEIEALKKDRPAKIKQLQEARALGDLSENAEYSAAKRDLRHLESRLRYLNKQLQYAEIVNPQDDSKVDIGTTVKLRFEDDDDIETYQIVGKHEVNVDEQKISFDSPIGRAIMNKSAGTTVTVSAPACSYKVKIIEVKI comes from the coding sequence ATGCGTGATATATATTTTCAAAAAATGACACCAAACGGCTATCAACAAATTTTGGATGAAATTGAAGCTCTCAAAAAAGACCGTCCAGCTAAAATTAAACAACTTCAAGAAGCCCGTGCCCTAGGCGATTTATCAGAAAATGCTGAATATAGTGCAGCTAAACGCGATTTACGTCATTTAGAAAGTCGTTTACGTTATTTAAATAAGCAATTACAATATGCTGAAATTGTTAACCCTCAAGATGATAGTAAAGTTGATATTGGTACTACTGTCAAACTTCGTTTTGAAGATGATGACGATATTGAAACTTATCAAATAGTCGGTAAACATGAAGTCAATGTTGATGAACAAAAAATTTCATTTGACTCTCCTATTGGCCGCGCAATTATGAATAAATCAGCTGGTACTACTGTTACTGTTTCTGCACCAGCTTGCTCATATAAAGTTAAAATTATAGAAGTTAAAATATAA
- a CDS encoding DHA2 family efflux MFS transporter permease subunit — MNSEKNITSTIDSRKRLIVSAILLISNFICLMSQTMMVTALPVIQDDMSQTMTMVQWLTTGYTLLIGIVTPLSSNLYERFTNRQVFLGTISLFIMGTVCGCVASNFWMLLLARLIQAVASGILISFQMTVMITIYPPEKRGTIMGISSLIVDFGPAVGPTLAGFILSWLGWRYLFILVLPIMVVILLIGVVVFPNFSQPRNIKIDFISVFISLTGSALALASLTLMQQNLKLGLLMLFVGLVLIYFFVKRQLKLKHPMLKVSIFKVQSFRLMTLVAILVSMVLFGTEQMISIFVQDVSDLTSMQAGLVLLPGAALNAFTAAFVGRLYDEYGPKYLVIGGAFFMIIGTLPFALIQASMPISVMVVAYTVQMIGVALVFSPVMTEVFKDLAPQEISHATALNNALRQIWGSVSVTLLIVVSEIPQSLVTGMQLSMWLTLFFSVALLILFMRYLYVNKSKK, encoded by the coding sequence GTGAATTCAGAAAAAAATATTACAAGTACAATCGATTCAAGAAAACGATTGATTGTTTCAGCAATATTGTTAATTTCTAATTTTATTTGTTTAATGAGCCAGACGATGATGGTTACTGCTTTACCCGTAATTCAAGATGATATGAGTCAAACAATGACAATGGTTCAATGGCTTACTACTGGGTATACTTTATTAATTGGAATTGTAACACCTTTATCATCAAATCTATATGAACGATTTACTAATCGACAGGTTTTTTTAGGAACAATTAGTTTATTTATTATGGGAACAGTATGTGGCTGTGTAGCTTCAAATTTTTGGATGCTGTTACTTGCAAGGCTAATACAGGCTGTTGCGAGTGGAATTTTGATTTCATTTCAAATGACAGTAATGATAACAATCTATCCTCCAGAAAAACGTGGAACAATAATGGGAATTTCCAGTTTAATTGTTGATTTTGGCCCTGCTGTAGGCCCAACATTAGCTGGATTTATTTTAAGTTGGCTAGGATGGCGTTATTTATTTATCCTTGTATTACCTATTATGGTTGTAATATTGTTAATTGGAGTTGTAGTTTTTCCTAACTTTTCTCAACCAAGAAATATAAAAATTGATTTTATATCTGTTTTTATTTCATTAACAGGTTCTGCATTAGCATTAGCTAGTTTGACTTTGATGCAACAAAATTTAAAATTAGGATTACTTATGTTATTTGTAGGATTAGTCTTGATTTACTTTTTTGTTAAACGTCAATTGAAATTAAAACATCCAATGTTAAAAGTTTCGATTTTTAAAGTTCAATCTTTTAGATTAATGACATTAGTGGCAATTTTAGTTTCAATGGTTCTTTTTGGAACTGAACAAATGATTTCAATTTTTGTGCAAGATGTTTCAGACTTAACAAGTATGCAAGCAGGGTTAGTTTTATTACCTGGAGCGGCATTAAATGCATTTACTGCGGCGTTTGTTGGAAGATTATATGATGAATATGGTCCTAAATATCTTGTTATTGGCGGTGCTTTTTTTATGATCATTGGAACTCTTCCATTTGCATTAATTCAAGCGTCAATGCCAATAAGTGTGATGGTAGTTGCCTATACAGTTCAAATGATTGGGGTTGCACTAGTCTTTTCTCCAGTAATGACTGAAGTATTTAAAGACTTAGCGCCACAGGAAATAAGTCACGCAACAGCATTAAATAATGCTCTACGTCAAATTTGGGGATCTGTTTCAGTTACATTGTTAATTGTAGTTAGTGAGATTCCACAATCACTTGTAACAGGAATGCAGTTATCAATGTGGCTTACATTATTCTTCAGTGTAGCTTTACTAATATTATTTATGCGATATTTATATGTGAATAAAAGTAAAAAATAA
- a CDS encoding DUF805 domain-containing protein, with protein MKKINEQGKTSFTDAFSHYWKGLFNFNGRSSSSGYWWGQLSMLLGLVAQYTIFIGFYQSMIVSGINIIGTIGSIIIIIIMCWILVASLALFVRRMNDVGIKMVPALVWLVIIGAVLLLGESNLIFDVIEIILFVIQGIICSKGSDELARDHSNAIFRAK; from the coding sequence ATGAAAAAAATTAATGAGCAAGGAAAAACATCTTTTACGGATGCTTTTAGCCATTATTGGAAAGGATTATTTAATTTTAATGGTCGCTCAAGTTCAAGCGGATATTGGTGGGGACAACTATCTATGTTACTTGGATTAGTTGCTCAATATACGATTTTTATAGGATTTTATCAATCGATGATTGTTTCTGGAATTAATATTATTGGAACAATTGGTTCTATAATTATCATTATCATTATGTGCTGGATTTTAGTTGCTAGTTTAGCATTATTTGTACGTAGAATGAATGATGTGGGTATTAAAATGGTTCCTGCCTTAGTTTGGCTAGTAATTATTGGAGCAGTTTTGCTTTTGGGTGAATCGAATTTAATTTTTGATGTTATTGAAATAATTTTATTTGTCATTCAAGGTATTATTTGTTCAAAAGGATCAGATGAACTTGCACGGGATCATTCTAATGCGATTTTTCGTGCTAAATAG